The Legionella sp. PATHC032 genome has a window encoding:
- a CDS encoding alpha/beta fold hydrolase: protein MNIHLDKYGQGTPLVLFHGWGFDGQIWLPIIPYLEPKYQIILVDLPGFGLTPMMEWKSFKKNLLDQLPEKFALAGWSMGGLYATRLAIEDPSRVQYLINITSSPRFISDVDWPGVAEEVFVNFYNNLSKDINKTLKEFISLQLNKMKFDFKMGNPPSPEGLAFGLEILGTWDFRQQLKQISIPTVYLFGRLDPITPVKTMTIMEKNYPNFKYILFNRAAHMPFLSHTDLFIKMMDEFIK, encoded by the coding sequence ATGAATATTCATCTTGATAAATATGGGCAAGGTACGCCTTTAGTTCTATTTCATGGATGGGGATTTGATGGCCAAATCTGGCTACCGATAATTCCTTACCTTGAGCCTAAATATCAGATCATTTTAGTCGATTTGCCTGGTTTTGGATTGACCCCAATGATGGAATGGAAGAGTTTTAAAAAGAATTTGCTTGATCAATTACCCGAGAAATTTGCATTGGCAGGATGGTCAATGGGCGGACTTTACGCGACACGTTTAGCAATTGAAGATCCTTCCAGAGTACAGTATTTGATAAATATAACTTCTTCACCACGTTTTATCTCCGATGTTGATTGGCCGGGAGTGGCTGAGGAGGTATTTGTCAATTTTTATAACAATTTATCGAAAGATATTAATAAGACATTAAAAGAATTCATATCCTTGCAACTCAATAAGATGAAATTTGATTTTAAAATGGGTAATCCCCCATCTCCTGAAGGTTTGGCGTTTGGTCTTGAAATTTTGGGTACCTGGGATTTTAGACAACAGTTGAAACAAATATCTATACCTACTGTTTACTTATTTGGTCGACTTGATCCGATTACTCCTGTTAAAACAATGACAATTATGGAGAAAAATTACCCGAATTTTAAGTACATCCTCTTCAATAGAGCAGCTCACATGCCTTTTCTGTCCCATACCGATTTAT
- a CDS encoding aminotransferase class I/II-fold pyridoxal phosphate-dependent enzyme — MALNIKIKEYTAQLQEQGLLRTRQILETNKTDYIRFDSNDYLSLMEDRRIAKAYQKGYELYPCGSGASMVLSGYHNGHQALERTFAEILGVDDCLLFSSGYCANLAITALLGRLRAHCFIDKSVHASIYDGLALSRVTYSRYIHNDMKALSTLLKSHLDDSVLITEGIFSMSGQIAPLSTISSLCKEHDTALFVDEAHAFGVIGPQGMGSVPGHGLTQNEVPLRVIPFGKAFASQGAVVGGRKDWINALLQTARSFIYSTAISPALCYGLLKTLEVIVAADSRRIKLTHLVAQFKELIKSSPLNWLDSDTPIQQLRLGCPHKALHYASELKKEGIYCSAIRSPTVNSSSSGLRIIINYKHTAEQIIELFNKLHLIHEYSS; from the coding sequence ATGGCTCTTAATATAAAAATTAAAGAGTATACAGCGCAGCTGCAAGAACAAGGATTATTGCGTACAAGACAAATTTTAGAAACGAACAAGACAGATTATATTCGGTTCGATTCGAATGATTATTTGTCGCTAATGGAGGATAGGCGTATTGCAAAAGCCTATCAAAAAGGGTATGAATTGTATCCTTGCGGAAGTGGTGCTTCTATGGTTTTAAGCGGATACCATAACGGTCACCAAGCTCTTGAGAGGACCTTTGCCGAAATACTGGGAGTTGATGATTGTCTTTTATTCTCCTCTGGTTATTGTGCAAATTTGGCCATTACGGCTTTACTTGGACGTTTGAGAGCACATTGTTTTATAGATAAAAGTGTTCATGCCTCTATTTATGATGGATTAGCTTTGTCCCGAGTAACTTACTCACGATACATACATAATGATATGAAGGCTTTGTCTACCTTGTTGAAATCTCATTTGGATGACTCAGTTTTGATCACCGAAGGTATTTTTAGTATGAGTGGTCAGATAGCCCCTCTATCAACAATTAGCTCTTTATGTAAAGAGCATGATACCGCGCTCTTTGTAGATGAAGCGCATGCTTTTGGTGTGATTGGCCCACAAGGAATGGGTTCTGTACCAGGCCATGGATTGACTCAGAATGAAGTTCCATTACGAGTTATTCCTTTTGGCAAGGCATTTGCTTCCCAGGGAGCTGTGGTTGGTGGGCGGAAGGATTGGATAAATGCATTGTTGCAAACGGCGCGTTCTTTCATTTATTCAACTGCTATTAGTCCTGCTTTATGTTATGGTTTGCTCAAAACATTGGAGGTAATAGTAGCGGCAGATTCCAGAAGAATAAAACTGACACACTTAGTTGCTCAGTTTAAAGAATTAATCAAATCTTCTCCCTTAAATTGGCTAGATTCAGATACTCCAATTCAACAATTAAGGTTAGGATGCCCTCATAAGGCCTTGCATTATGCCAGTGAACTGAAAAAAGAAGGGATCTATTGCTCTGCTATCAGATCCCCAACGGTAAATAGTAGCTCTTCCGGTTTGCGGATTATTATTAATTATAAGCATACTGCTGAGCAGATCATTGAGTTATTTAATAAATTGCATTTAATACATGAATATTCATCTTGA
- the bioB gene encoding biotin synthase BioB, which produces MSEEKKKWSISDIEAIYQQPFNDLLYQAHSIHRTFHDPNSLQFATLLSIKTGACPEDCGYCSQSGHYKTHVEKEKLMSVKEVLQCAKEAKEGGAKRFCMGAAWRCPPDKAMSQLKEMIEGVKSLGLETCMTLGMLTKDQASHLKDAGLDYYNHNIDTSPSYYDKVVTTRKFSDRLDTLNNVRSAGINVCCGGILGLGETREDRIEFLLTLANMETPPESVPINRLIPVEGTPLAQAERVEGIELVRTIATARILMPKSAIRLTAGRTEMSDELQALCYFAGANSVFIGDKLLTEDNPQRAKDKVLFNKLGLTEMA; this is translated from the coding sequence GTGTCTGAAGAAAAGAAAAAATGGTCAATTTCTGATATTGAAGCCATTTACCAACAACCATTTAATGATTTACTTTATCAAGCACATAGCATTCATAGGACATTTCATGATCCTAATTCCTTACAATTTGCGACTTTGTTAAGCATTAAAACAGGTGCATGCCCAGAAGATTGTGGCTATTGCTCTCAAAGTGGTCACTATAAGACGCATGTAGAAAAAGAAAAATTGATGTCAGTTAAAGAGGTATTGCAATGTGCGAAAGAGGCAAAAGAGGGTGGTGCCAAACGTTTTTGTATGGGGGCTGCGTGGCGTTGCCCACCTGATAAGGCAATGTCGCAACTAAAAGAAATGATTGAAGGGGTAAAGTCTTTAGGGCTTGAGACTTGTATGACTTTAGGGATGCTTACCAAGGATCAGGCCTCTCATTTGAAGGATGCTGGATTGGATTATTATAACCATAATATTGATACTTCCCCATCCTATTACGATAAGGTAGTAACTACTCGAAAATTCAGTGATCGATTGGATACTTTAAATAACGTTCGTTCAGCAGGAATTAATGTATGTTGTGGTGGTATTTTAGGCTTGGGGGAAACCAGGGAAGATCGAATCGAATTTTTACTGACATTAGCCAATATGGAAACCCCTCCGGAAAGTGTGCCAATTAATCGCTTAATTCCAGTGGAAGGAACACCTTTAGCTCAAGCTGAGCGAGTAGAAGGGATTGAATTGGTAAGAACTATTGCTACAGCAAGAATTTTAATGCCTAAAAGTGCTATCAGACTGACAGCTGGTCGGACAGAAATGAGTGATGAATTACAAGCCCTTTGCTATTTTGCTGGAGCCAATTCAGTGTTTATTGGAGATAAATTATTGACCGAAGATAATCCTCAGCGCGCCAAAGACAAAGTTCTTTTTAACAAACTGGGTTTGACTGAGATGGCATAA